In Elephas maximus indicus isolate mEleMax1 chromosome 7, mEleMax1 primary haplotype, whole genome shotgun sequence, the following proteins share a genomic window:
- the LOC126079109 gene encoding olfactory receptor 51I2-like: MLPFQSYVNFSFQPPAFLMIGIPGMEAFNGWISIPFFSMYTVALTGNCLILLAVRRTPSLHQPMYYFLSMLALTDVGLTLSTLPTTLAVLWFDRRLIGFNFCLVQMFFLHSFSVMESSVLLAMSFDRFVAISNPLHYAAVLTNNVIIRIGMAIVARATLSLFPVPFLLKRLNFCPGKILLSHSFCFHADVMKQACADITVNIFYGLYVVLSTVGVDSLLIIMSYTLILHTVMGLASPRERLRTLNTCVSHILAVLVFYIPVIGVSMIHRFGRQLPHIVHALVAYVYLVIPPVLNPIIYSVKSKPIKKAMLKVLRAKGQA, from the coding sequence ATGCTCCCATTCCAGTCCTATGTCAACTTCTCCTTCCAGCCACCTGCTTTCCTGATGATTGGCATCCCAGGAATGGAGGCCTTCAATGGCTGGATCTCCATCCCCTTCTTCTCCATGTACACAGTGGCCCTCACTGGAAACTGCCTGATCCTGCTTGCTGTGAGAAGAACCCCTAGCCTGCACCAGCCTATGTACTACTTCCTGTCCATGCTGGCCCTCACCGATGTGGGTCTCACCTTGTCCACACTGCCCACAACCCTGGCTGTGCTCTGGTTTGACCGTCGCCTTATAGGCTTCAATTTCTGCCTGGTCCAAATGTTCTTCCTCCACTCCTTCTCTGTGATGGAGTCCTCAGTGCTCCTGGCCATGTCCTTTGACCGCTTTGTAGCCATTTCCAACCCCTTGCACTATGCAGCTGTCCTCACAAATAATGTCATCATCAGAATTGGAATGGCCATTGTGGCTCGAGCCACTCTTTCCCTCTTCCCAGTGCCATTCTTGCTTAAGCGGCTGAACTTCTGCCCTGGCAAGATCCTCCTGTCCCACTCCTTCTGTTTCCATGCAGATGTCATGAAACAAGCCTGTGCTGACATTACTGTCAATATCTTTTATGGCCTTTATGTAGTTCTGTCCACAGTAGGTGTAGACTCTTTGCTTATTATCATGTCCTACACACTTATTCTTCATACAGTGATGGGGCTAGCCTCTCCTAGAGAGCGTCTCCGGACCCTCAACACCTGTGTTTCTCATATATTAGCTGTTCTGGTTTTCTACATTCCAGTGATAGGCGTGTCCATGATCCACCGTTTTGGGAGGCAACTGCCCCACATAGTACATGCTCTTGTTGCCTATGTGTACCTGGTCATACCTCCTGTGCTCAATCCCATCATCTATAGTGTCAAATCTAAGCCCATCAAGAAGGCCATGCTCAAGGTGCTGAGGGCGAAGGGGCAAGCCTGA